ATCGAGGCCAGCCTCTCGACCTTCGCCTCCCACCTCAAGCACCTGCGCTTCGTCCTGCGGCACGCCTCCCCCGACACCCTCGTCCTGATCGACGAGCTGGGCAGCGGCACCGACCCCGGTGAGGGCGCCGCCCTCGCCCAGGCCCTGATCGAGACCCTGCTCGCCCAGGACGCGCGGGGCGTCATCACCAGCCACCTCTCGCCGCTGAAACTCTTCGCGCTGGAGACGCCCGGCCTCAAGAACGCGAGCATGGGCTTCGACCTGGAGGCCCTGGCGCCCACCTACCAGCTTCAGGTCGGGCAGCCGGGCCGCTCGTACGCGCTCGCCATCGCCCGGCGGATGGGGTTGCCGGAGGACGTGCTGGGCCGCGCCGAGAGCCTGCTCGGCCCCGATGCGGGGCTGATGGAGCGGATGTTGGAAGGGCTGGAGCGTGAGCGGGCCGACCTCGCCACGCAGCTCGACACCGCCGACGCCGCCCGCCGCGAGGCCGAGGCCGAACTCGCCCGCGTGCGCCAGGAACGCGAGACGCTGGAACGCCGCCGCAACGAGATGCTCGCGGAAGCCGCCCAGAAGGCCGAGAGCCTGTACGCCGACGCCATCGAGCGCGTCCGCAGCCTGCGCGCCCGCGCCCAGGAGGACAGCGCCCGCCCCCGGGTGATGCAGGAACTCCGCGAGCTGCGCTCCGCCGCCCAGAAAGCCCGCCCCGCCCCACCGCCCGCCCGCGAGGACCGGGGCGACCCCATCCGCGTGGGCAGCCGGGTGGACGTGCCCGCCTACGGGGCGACCGGACAGGTGCTGGAGATGCGCGGCGACGACCTCGTGGTGCAGCTCGGCGTGATGAAGGTCGGCGTCAGGCGGCGCGACGTCCGTCTTCAGCCCGAGGCGAAACCCAAGGTGGTCCGCACCGGTTTTGGCGGCACCGCGCCCGCCAGCTTCGAGAAGGAACTCCAGTTGCGCGGCCTGGGCGCCGAGGAGGCGGTCGAGGAACTCCGCACCGCGATCACCGAGGCGCACGCCCTCAAGGAGACCCCCCTGCGCGTCGTCCACGGCAAGGGCCAGGGCGTCCTGCGCCGTCTGTTGCGCGACTACCTCAAGACCGACAAGCGCGTGGATAGCTTCCACGACGCCGAGGCCAACCAGGGCGGCCACGGGGTCACCATCGTCAACGTGCGGGTCTGAGGGGCCCAGTCAGGAGAGCGTCAGAGAGGGGTGGAAGCCGACTATTTTCTGTGAAGTTCCTTGCACAGCCACGGTGTCTGTCTAGACCGTCGCCCGGCCTCTTCTAGGGTTGCCCCTCACGATGCTGGGGTGGTTCACCGTCTTCCTCGCTTCCTGAAGGCTGGGGCCGTCGCGCTGGCGCTGAGCCCGTCTGCCGTCGCTGCTGCCCAGCCGGGGCCCCCGGCGTTCGGCGGGTTTCATCTGCCCGCGAACTACCTGTCGCGCTTCTCGACCACCGAGCTGCTCGCCTCGAACGAGGTGGGGTTCGGGGTGCGGTATTTTCCGCTTCCCCTGAGCCAGGACATCCGGGTCACGCTCGCCCGGCAGCCGCAGTACTGGGAGTACAACGTCAGCACGCGATTGAGTGAGACGACCTTCGCCGTGGGGGTCTTCAACAACGGCTCGGCGGCGGCCTCCGGGATTCCCCGGCTGGAGGTCACGCACGACCCCTTCAAGGGGGTCCAGTTTAGCGGACTACTCCAGGGCAACACGGCCTACTCGCGCTTTACGGGAGGGTACGCCTTCACGGTGGCGGCAGACCGGGTGCGCGTGCTGAACAACGTGGGCGTCGCCTACGACTCCCAGGGCGACCGTGAAGTCGTGGCGCCCTACACCCAGACCCAGGTCGGCGGGGGGAACGGGCGTTCCCTCGGTCGCCTGAACACCTATTTCAGCTCCACGGCACGCGTCTTCACCTTCCCGGTGCAGCGGCAGGCACAGGGCAGCATCGACCTCTACGCCGCCGCCAACATCACACCCACCACGGGGCTCACCTTCGACGGCTCGCACCTGGAGCGCTTCGCGGTGGGGAAGGTGCCCGTGGACGACCTGAACTTCGCCCGTTATCAGGAGTCCAACTTCAGCGTGACCTACCGCCTGCCCGCCGCGCGGACGCCGCCCGCCTTCACCCTGGGCGCCGTGCGGACCCGCGTGACCCGCGACTGGACGAGCGACTACACCTACCTGCGCAACGACGTCCTCTTCCGGGTGGAGGCCCTGCCCACGCTGATCGGGCCCAGCATCGGCTACCAGTGGTCGCCCGAGGGCACCCCCAATCGCTGGCTGATCAGCCTTTCCTTCCTGCCGAAGTAAACGCTTCCCCAGGCCTAGAGGGGGACGGTCGTGTGGGGCCGTTCCCCCTCACTTCATCGACGCCGAGCGCTTCTCCAGGATGGTGGGTGGGGGAGGGATTGCCCCCGCCACGCCCTGACCGCGCCGTCACCTCCGCGTTGCCGCCGAAACGGGGCTGTGGCAGAATGCTGGGCAATTCCCAGCACCCCTTTCCCCTTTTCTCACACACTTGAAGTGGAGGCCGCAGTGGTACACGCGACGAGACAGGTCAGACTCACCCGCGAGGGGTACGCCCGCCTGGAGCGCACCCTGGAGCAGGAGCAGCGGCGCCTCGCGGAGGCGACCCGCATCCTGCAAGAGCAGATGGAGACGAGCGCCGACAACGAGGACACCGGTCTGGAAGACGCCAAGCGCGAGAAGATGGGGATCGAGGCCCGCATCGAGGAGCTCGAAGACACCCTTGCCCGCGCCTCGATCATCGAGGATCACGGGCAGGACGACCAGATCACGCTGGGCGCGGTGGTCGCCCTCGCCAACGAGACGACGGGCAAGGACATGCGCGTGCAGGTCGTCAGCGTGCCTGAGGCGGCGGTCTTGGGCGGCAGCGTCCCGCGCATCAGCGAGGACAGCCCGGTGGGCCGCGCGATGATGGGCCGCAAGGTGGGCGACTCCTTCGTCGTGAACCTCGGCAACGGCAAGCAGGTCAAGTACCGGGTCAAGACCGTCGAGTATTGAAGGGCGAAGGCGGAAGGCAGAAGGCGCCGGGATGGCCTTCTGCCTTCCACCTTCTGCCTCCTATACTCCCCCTCATGCCTGGCGACGCCTCCACTCCCGACCCCCGCCGCGAGGGCCTGCACGAGCAGACCGTCAGCCGCCTGAACAACCTCCAGGCCTGGCGCGAGGCGGGGCTCGAGCCCTTCCCGTACCGCTTCTCCCAGACCCATCACGCCCGCGACGTGATCAAGGCCCACCCGCCGGACGACGAGGGCAGGTTGGAACCCGGGCAGGAGTGGCCGGAGGAGACCTACTCGCTCGCGGGCC
This genomic interval from Deinococcus planocerae contains the following:
- a CDS encoding endonuclease MutS2, producing the protein MPFDARALSALDFPRIRDALAERSATPLGVERAHSLMPSEDAGRVARELGEVEDALFGVSLSLGGIQDLRDLYARAVEGRVLAGQELLNAAYSLDAAMSVKRAIGANSRGPLREVALGLGDHGEFVRRVLGSLDRDGAVRDDASHRLRDLRRRIEPLRGRIRERLAATLDRWADVLQEHIVTIRRDRYVLPVQASRVGQVQGIIVDASATGQTYFVEPATVTPLNNELARLILDEEAEVRRILTELSGLLASDAEVPMTLATIGELDLIAAKARLARDWRLNRPEPAHDHTYELREARHPLIENPVPNDLELGETKMLLITGPNMGGKTATLKTLGLAVLMHQCGMYVAASGARLPVVRDVLVDIGDEQSIEASLSTFASHLKHLRFVLRHASPDTLVLIDELGSGTDPGEGAALAQALIETLLAQDARGVITSHLSPLKLFALETPGLKNASMGFDLEALAPTYQLQVGQPGRSYALAIARRMGLPEDVLGRAESLLGPDAGLMERMLEGLERERADLATQLDTADAARREAEAELARVRQERETLERRRNEMLAEAAQKAESLYADAIERVRSLRARAQEDSARPRVMQELRELRSAAQKARPAPPPAREDRGDPIRVGSRVDVPAYGATGQVLEMRGDDLVVQLGVMKVGVRRRDVRLQPEAKPKVVRTGFGGTAPASFEKELQLRGLGAEEAVEELRTAITEAHALKETPLRVVHGKGQGVLRRLLRDYLKTDKRVDSFHDAEANQGGHGVTIVNVRV
- a CDS encoding GreA/GreB family elongation factor, which encodes MVHATRQVRLTREGYARLERTLEQEQRRLAEATRILQEQMETSADNEDTGLEDAKREKMGIEARIEELEDTLARASIIEDHGQDDQITLGAVVALANETTGKDMRVQVVSVPEAAVLGGSVPRISEDSPVGRAMMGRKVGDSFVVNLGNGKQVKYRVKTVEY